The following proteins come from a genomic window of Rhodohalobacter sp. 614A:
- a CDS encoding serine hydrolase domain-containing protein: MNHKLSLTSVVLFLLFFLSGCDNSSTGPEEGEGLIPHKNLEAVQEYALGTNDSPTGRALIIWHNGEILLEEYGKQFERQQLHTIFSGSKSFAGLLATIAVKNELFTFDTTLGELIPEWDPESERGKVTIRQLLSLTSGIETASAGTVQTAEKWLAVEMEHERGSTFAYGPTPFYILSWIFVEVFEINPIDYLEEHLFIPLGVSRGEWSNMNFFYPNMAYGGNYPALDWLQIGIMLMNGGTLNGNSEIISGELLAELLTPTEANPGYGITFWLNTPVGSQKRSTMDLPDHAKSLATGKMISDIMPDDLFMMSGLFGQKLYICPSLNLVIVRYGTFLVGGISDEEFFTRLMDGVDQATLE; the protein is encoded by the coding sequence ATGAACCATAAACTTTCTCTTACCTCCGTTGTCTTGTTTCTGCTATTCTTCTTGTCGGGCTGCGACAACTCATCCACCGGCCCGGAAGAAGGGGAAGGCCTGATTCCTCATAAAAATCTCGAAGCTGTTCAGGAGTACGCCCTTGGGACAAATGATAGTCCTACAGGCCGAGCACTCATCATCTGGCACAATGGCGAAATTTTGCTGGAAGAATATGGCAAACAGTTTGAGCGTCAACAACTTCACACAATCTTTAGCGGATCAAAAAGTTTTGCCGGTTTACTGGCTACAATTGCCGTGAAAAATGAACTTTTCACATTTGATACTACTTTAGGCGAACTCATCCCCGAATGGGATCCTGAAAGCGAGCGAGGAAAGGTTACCATCCGCCAGCTTCTCAGCCTCACCTCAGGAATTGAAACAGCTTCGGCAGGCACGGTCCAAACGGCCGAGAAATGGCTTGCTGTTGAGATGGAGCATGAGCGCGGATCAACCTTTGCCTACGGCCCTACCCCATTTTATATTCTGTCCTGGATTTTTGTTGAGGTCTTTGAGATCAATCCTATCGATTACCTGGAAGAGCACCTCTTTATCCCGCTTGGTGTATCTCGTGGTGAATGGTCGAACATGAATTTCTTTTATCCGAATATGGCTTACGGAGGCAACTATCCTGCACTTGACTGGCTGCAAATCGGCATTATGCTGATGAATGGCGGCACCTTAAACGGGAATTCCGAAATCATTTCGGGTGAATTATTAGCCGAACTTTTAACCCCCACTGAAGCCAATCCGGGTTACGGAATTACATTCTGGCTCAACACACCGGTCGGATCACAGAAACGATCAACAATGGATCTGCCGGATCATGCAAAAAGTCTGGCTACGGGCAAGATGATATCCGACATCATGCCCGATGATCTTTTTATGATGTCGGGCTTATTTGGCCAAAAACTCTATATCTGTCCTTCTCTGAACCTGGTCATTGTTCGATACGGTACTTTTTTAGTCGGGGGAATCAGCGATGAAGAATTTTTTACAAGATTGATGGACGGGGTAGATCAGGCTACTCTTGAATAA